The nucleotide sequence GACACCGGAGCAGCTGCCCGTGCGCTCCCGTCCCTCCCTGCAGCCCGTACGCAACGCTGACAAGTCGCTCACCGTCGACCTCACCGCCGAGGACGACACCATGGCCCTGCCGCGGCTCGACTCCCTGGAGCGCAAGCTCAAGGACCTGGAGCAGCAGTTCGGCTGATCACGAGCCACACATCGGACAGGGGCGCGGCACAAGCCGCGCCCCTGTCCGTTTCGCCGTCCGTTTCGCCGTCCGTTTCGCCGTCCATTTCGCCGTCCATTTCGCGATCCGTCTCGCGTACGATTCACGGTCCGGTTCGCAGCCGTGTCACGTTCGGCCTCATGTCCGGCCCGACGTCCGGCCTCGCGGTCGGCCTCATGGTCGGCGCCCTGTTCGACGGGCGCCGGGTGTCACTGCGTCAGTCCGCCGTCGAGGTCGAACCACACCGACTTGCCGACCCCGTGCGTCCGTACCCCCCAGGCGTCGGCGAGGGCCTGGACGAGGAAGAGGCCGCGCCCATGGGTGCTGTCGTCGGCGTTCGGCACCCTCGGTTTGGGTCTGCGCCCCACGAAGTCCCGGACCTCCACGTGGAGTCCGCACGGTGAGACGGTGGCGGTCAGCACCGCGTCGTGGTCGGTGTGAATGAGCGCGTTGGTGACCAGCTCGCTCGTCAGCAGTTCCGCAATCTCCGATCTTCCCGGCCGCCCCCATTGCCGCAGCAGCTCCCGCAGGGCCCTGCGGGCCTCGGGCACCGCCCTCAGGTCCGCCCGCCCGAGTCTGCGTTTCAGCTCTTCGGCACCGGCCCTGTCCGTCGAGTCGCCGGCTACTTCCTCCGCCACCTCTGCCGAGGAGGCCCCTATCGCAATGGGACCGCCTCCTCGTGCCTGCCTCTTCATGACCCCCGCCCACGCGCCGATGACGATTCCCCTCCTGTTCCGAACACGTACACGGGGATCCATGCCCCGTCCGGATCGCGGCACTCATGTCGAATCGTCAACGACCCTCCGTACGCTCTCAAACGCACAGAGTCAAGCCAGCTGTCGGTACCGTGTGACAGCGCTTCCCGGCCCACGAAACCACCGCACAGCGCAACGAACCCGGCACCCCTCCCCGCTCCGGGCGCCCTCCCCCGATCGCCGCGGTCGGGCCCAACTGCCCACGCGGGGCTGCCGATCCGGCCGTGTGCCATCGGGACACGACTTCCGTGCGCGCGCCGCGTTCCGAGCCTCGGACGGGCCGCCCGTCCCGATGATGTTGATTGGCCGGAATCCTGCGCCGGTACAGGCCAACGTGCGGCAGAGCGCGGCTGATTGACGCCCCTCCCCGTCCCACGGGCAGCCGCCGTCAGGCCTCCCACACGGCGGCGGCCGTACGGTCGTCCGTGTAGCCCTTGACCCTGACCTGGGCGTCGGCGAGGAAGGCGGCGAGGCCGGGTGGCTCGGCGGCTCCCCAGCGCGTCGCCAGATGCTCGGCGAGCGGGGCCTCCCCCCGCAACGGTTCGGCCAACCCGCCGGTGCACAGAAGCAGGACATCCTCCTCCCGGGCCACGGAGGCACGGAAGCGGAACGGTTCCCGGGGTGGTGCGGAGGCGGGTTCGTACGGGCTCGGGGGCGTCGTGATGCCGAGGTCCATGGTGAGGCGGTCACCGTCGGGGGTCTCGTGCGGCAGCGAGCCGAAGCCGAGCACCGGCGCGCCCGCCGCGTCGGTGACCCGGGGCTCTATGTCCTGCCACTCCCCGTCCCGCAGCCGGAACAGTCCCCCGGCGCCGACCCCGAAGAACACGCGCGTACGGCACCGGGGGTCGGCCGGGATCAGCAGACAGCGCAGACTCGCCGTGTACTCCTCCGGGTCGAGCCCCTGTTCGACCGCGCTGGCGCGCAGTTTGCCGAGACTGCGGTCGGTGAGCCGGTGCAGCCCGGACTTGAGGTCGCCGCGCCGGGCCGCGCGGATGTCCTCCACCAGCCGTGCGTGGCTGAGCCCGACGGCCCGCCCGATCCACCGGCACGCCTCCGCCGCCGCGCGGTGCGCACCCGGCGTGGCCCGGGCGCCGGTCGCCATGGCCACCAGTACGAGCGCCTGTTCGCCCAAGCCGAAGCGGGCGGTCAGGAGCGAATCCCGGCGCGGCTCGCCCCGGTAGCGCGCCGAGTCGCCGCGCACCGACGCGGCACGCAGCGTGCACGCCCCGTAGCGCGCGCCGTCCAGCACCGTGTCCGCGACCAGATCCCCCAGATCCTCCGGGTCCGCCGGCGGCAGCGCGGTCGGCTCCGCGTCATACGTGGGCGGTCCGGACCCCACGTACTCGACCCGCACGCGTTGATCCCCGGTGACCAGGGTGACCTCCCGCGCCTGGAGGGTGAGCGGGTCGAGCTGGGTGGGGGGCCGGGCGTCGGACGGTTCGGCGGCGGCGCCGGGTGCCGAGGAGGACGGCAGGGCGGGCGGGGCCGGTGTACCGCTGGGGGACGCGTCCAGCGGGGGTGTACCGCCGCGGACCGCGTCGTGTGGGGGCGTACCGACGGGAGACCCGTCCATGGGTGGCCTGCCGCCGGAAGCAGACGGTGTGTCCGTCGCGGGCCTCACGGCGGGTACCCCGCCCGTGGATCGCTGCGCGGGCGGGCGTCGCCAGGGCGCGGCCGTGCGGAAGCCCGGCGGAGTGGGCCCGGGCGGAAAGGTCACCGGCCCCGCCGGCTGGACCGGCGGCGGCTCCCAGGGCGCGGGCTGCGGGGCGAGACCGCTGCGGCGGAGGAGGTCTGAGGCGGGGGCGAAGGGAGGAGTGCGGTCTGGAGGAGATGAAGGCGTGGGGTCGGTGAACGGGGTGCGACCGGGTGGAGACGCGGGGGCAGGAGGAGAGGCGGGACGGGGAGGAGAGGCGGGACGGGGAGGAGAGGCGGGGA is from Streptomyces sp. NBC_01314 and encodes:
- a CDS encoding protein phosphatase 2C domain-containing protein, encoding MDGSPVGTPPHDAVRGGTPPLDASPSGTPAPPALPSSSAPGAAAEPSDARPPTQLDPLTLQAREVTLVTGDQRVRVEYVGSGPPTYDAEPTALPPADPEDLGDLVADTVLDGARYGACTLRAASVRGDSARYRGEPRRDSLLTARFGLGEQALVLVAMATGARATPGAHRAAAEACRWIGRAVGLSHARLVEDIRAARRGDLKSGLHRLTDRSLGKLRASAVEQGLDPEEYTASLRCLLIPADPRCRTRVFFGVGAGGLFRLRDGEWQDIEPRVTDAAGAPVLGFGSLPHETPDGDRLTMDLGITTPPSPYEPASAPPREPFRFRASVAREEDVLLLCTGGLAEPLRGEAPLAEHLATRWGAAEPPGLAAFLADAQVRVKGYTDDRTAAAVWEA
- a CDS encoding ATP-binding protein → MAEEVAGDSTDRAGAEELKRRLGRADLRAVPEARRALRELLRQWGRPGRSEIAELLTSELVTNALIHTDHDAVLTATVSPCGLHVEVRDFVGRRPKPRVPNADDSTHGRGLFLVQALADAWGVRTHGVGKSVWFDLDGGLTQ